Part of the Rhipicephalus sanguineus isolate Rsan-2018 chromosome 5, BIME_Rsan_1.4, whole genome shotgun sequence genome is shown below.
AAACCTGCAGGTGTATCGCAGGTATCTGCGTCCTATGCGAATCAAAAAGgcagtaaaagaaagagaaaagaagaacaatgcgtcaggtgcacttgcgaggcagGTAGGAACGTTAGACCAAAATGGAagccgccaggggcgtagccagaaatctttttcggggggggttcaaccatactttatgtatgttcgtgcgtgtgtatgtatgtgtgcgtgcctatatacgcaagcaaaattgaaaaatttcggggggggtttgaacccccccaaccccccccttggctacgcccctggaagccGCCCTTTTTGTGGAACTACAGAGGGCGCAACGCCGTGTTCGGCAATTGCTCAACTGTCGCCCTAAGCATTTTAAAGGTGCTAATGGTTATCGATCCCTGCCGGTGGGTACTGTTGAGGTAATTACCGTGTCGCAATTCGCGCGCAAGGAACGCGAACAAAGGAGACCCCCCCCGACACGAACATCGTGTGGTGCAGCTCGCCGACAATAATAGATTCGTTAATGAGGATCGTTGGCTGATCAATCGGGCACCCCGGCTGTAGTAAAGCGCACGCGTGGAATCCCTGGCTTCTCGCTGTCGGCTGTTTCCATTGAGCGACATACGCTACTACCTTCCTTTGTAAGTCAATACTGCAAGCATCATTTGTGGGAAGCTTCGAGTAATTCCCAGTGAGCGTTAGCGGTAGGTTCGTTTGCGCGACATCCAGCACTAAGCTAAAACATAAATTTCGAGCATTTAATAGCGACATGCTTTAAAGTCATGCTGTAATAGCCTTCAGCTCGCTTAAACGTCATTTTGATGGCGATTTTATCTGTATCTGCACATcctaaattgattttttttcgtttgcagCCGCCGGTTTCTGAACAGATCTACACTTTCGAAGCGTAGCCGAAAATTATTACGATGGGCGCAAACGTGGTGAACGCAGCACGTAAACAACTCGTCATTTGGAATGTGAATAGTAACGTTATTGGAGTTCTGTACACGCCGGTGATTTGAAGAGAATTCGTTGAGTGGCTAATTCAAGAACGCTCTTGCGATAGGGATATGCTGGCGTCCTAGCGTTTTCTTGGCTCTCTTCCATATTCCTGCACGTAAGCATTCTGTGGCTACTACGCTCATAAAATTGTACGTACTTCCGTGACGTAGCGCgctacgccccccccctcccccccccccttcgctatccacttcccatctccccttccctttcccctcccctctcccctccccctccccctctccccatcacctctcccctttccccttccatgtcccccttccctttccctttcccctcccctctcctttccacctctccacttcccctctcccctttccccctcaccactccacctctagaacgcgggctctacatgccgaaacactgcttcgcatcgccccatggtcccctttagcgggagatggtgtgattttattgTCCCTGGCGCGTGGCTCGAAGAAGCTGAGCACGGCGGAGTAGCGTAGCAAATTGGTGCTGAAAATTAGGAATACGAAGGAGCCGCTATAATTACTAGTATCGGCTAATGCTCTAGCATCTCCTTGGGTTGGCTAACGTTAGGTTTGTGACGGGTAACGTCACACATCTAACGGACGGGTAACGGACGGGTAACGCACGTCCCGTCGTGTACTCATGCATCTATGGCTGCAAACATCGCAAAATGGGAGAGGAAGAAGGGTTGACATTTGAGAAAACAGTGCAACTCACGTTTCTACAAGAAGACTAGTCTTGTTCGCGGTGTCCTTGAAAAAACATCGGTTCAGGTAACACATCTTACTTAACCACAGTTGGTCATTTCAAGTCTTATCCTCCTTGTaaaccggtcatcatttttaatCTTCTAATCCGCAATGCATTAATATGCGCGTACATCGTTCAAACAGATTTATTGTTGCTTATGCTTCTGATTTTCGGGCTGTATATTACACTGTTAGCAATTGTAAAGCAACCCTTGGCATGTCCAGACCCTCGTCCCAAAATTTTGAGGTAATATTGGGATTTCTTGGCTCACATTTCCTATATCGATATCATGATGGATTTCTTTCAATTCACGCAGTTATTCGTGGCGACCTCGCCTGTGACACAATGTTGCGACGTTGCTCAGGTGAAATGTTCGAAGACTTTTTGTCGAAGCTTGCAAGACAAGGGAAAGCGCGTTAACGTACCCGTGCCCTCCACTAATTCTCCTAAGTTCGCACGAACAAGCCTGGTTGAAGGTGAATACTACACTGAGAGGAAACTGCCTATTCTTTTAGATTCCGCTGTCAAGCATTTATTCTGGCATTGCTTTCCATACACGGGTCGACGTTGTTGCTCCCCGTTATGTTCGTCTTTCCCCGAATACTGCACAATCTGTAACATTGCCCCGTTGTTTTCACGTGTTGCAGTAATCTTCGCCGTTTCGAGATTGTCCTCATTGCTTGGCCTCACTTTAACTACCAGCTGATTTGCTTATGACCGTGTAAATAAAGTATCCAAGTAACGATGCCAGTTTCCTAACAGCGCAAAAATTAATTACTGCCAGCATTGATAAATTATGCCTCTGTGATGCCGGAAAAGTCGGTAACCGTAAACTGTGCCTGGTCAAGCCGAAAAAAGGCAGAGAAGATCGTGGCAACGCCTTGTGGAAGTTTCTGCACCATGCTCCCGCGAGGCCATTAATTTTACCAGCATCTGCCATAAATCAGCTATAGCTgatcttgttttctttgtttttctttttattgcaggCGCAAAACGCCATAATGCATAGGCACATAAGAATGATGTTTTGCGATCTTCGCTCTTCAAAAGGATGTTTTCCAAACTAACCCGAAATTACATTGAGGTTAGTTAAGTTTTGCTCATGTTTCAGCCCACCAGTTTAAGTAAAATTGTGAGAAAGCCGTGCTTCGTCTTTCCTTTCTTCGCTAGTAGTCAAATTAATAATCAAATGATCAAACGAGTCTGTAATGACTTTTCTGTTGTATCAGTGCCCTACAAGCCTACATGTAATGCCACTTTCATTGAGTACAGCATTGTCGGCCTGCTCATTGCCTATGAGGCCGCAGTGACTTGACACCCACTAccaatacccctatcaaggaccgatgctgctagccaacttcgagtggtcgcacaagaaatgacttcctccacttgtaatacagcaagcagactgcagagccaccaccgccactgcccgaccattttacgtcttcagacacctacgggactacgccgaaatgatgctactctgctttgccgtttatggctaagagtggctttcacaaagtcattctcctttcgaaatgaaatggctgacaacccgttttgtgacaactgtggtagcgagaagacactacagcacatcttctgtgcacgctacaatgcgcagagaaaatcactcgcagtcgctcttgctcgtatAGATCCCataccgatgacggcagaaaccattttggaatgtcgtcctgggaggtcatcgcgggtgaaggtgACGAAGgtagtgctcaacttcttgaaggcatcagacctgcaccgtcggttatagactaGCGAcattagcatgactgtgagatcGATGTGCGGGACTTTTTATGCGCGCGtgcgctccttctctctctctctatctatctttatacctcccccatcccttcccccagtgtaggatagcataccggtccttctagactggttaacatccctgcctttcctttctctcctgttccttgaTTGAGTACACTCACGTCGAGTACACTTCCTCGTGAGTATAAGTCTTGGGATGTCAAGCGGAAGCGTAATGACCTTGGCTGGGGAACACACTAGAGAGAGAGGATATTCGACAAGCTCACTTTACCGCTTTGTGGTGTGTGACCTCGAGAGCAATAGTTCGAAAGTAAATTTTAATACTACAACTCATCCTATGAGTTCACTACCAACACAGAGAAAGAGCAGTGATGTTTCCTTTGATACGTCCAAGTTAAACACGACCACTTTACAAGAGTGAAACGACGTTGTACAGCACACGTGTACGGTGCAACATCATGCATGCATTCGTCCGTTCCCCTTGCCGTTTAGGGCACCTCTAAAGGTTCCCCACATGTTTCGTTCAGCGAGTCCTGTAAAGTCCTGTAAAGCCTTCACGATCTCCTTTTTTCAGTCTACCTCAATTCTATCTTCCTCTGACAGGCTTGACCAGACAACATTGTGATCGTGTGTCACATTTTGTCGTCCTTATCTGTGCTATATTATCGGTGTTTTTATAGCACTACAGCTTGGTCCTTTTGTACTAGTCCGAATTTCTATGTTTCCATGCCACTCAGGCACTCAGAAACCAGTCTGTCGTTCTTGGCCAGGCGTGTTTTCCACAGTGCCGATAAAGGCAGCTTTTTGAACATCGAAACGAGTGTGTTCAAATTGCCTGGCCTTCGCCGAAGAGTAATGAGGCTAAATAAGCTCTTGGTATGAGAGCACACAAATGTTCTTCGAAAACGTCCACGTGTTGCGCTTGGTGTTCTGGGCAGATATATTAGAATAAGAAAGGTTCGCGTATAAAGTTAGGTGTTCTTTCACGAAATGTAAGTTCCTGTAGTATGCAATGCATGTACGCGTGTCATGGCAGACATCTTAGTTCTGAAAGTGCATTCTTGTTATTTTTTCTACATCTTGACATTGTGAGTGTCTGTACTGTGTCCATAGGGTTTCTGGGGTTCCAAACCTTAGTTCACACTAGTCAAATGTTACTGCAGAGGAGAATAGGTTGGGTATCATAATGTTGCTTACTTGCGATGAGAAACGAACAACGCTGCTTTTCTAAATCGTATTCTAATGTCATTTCATAATGTTCTCTTTTACCTTTCGCTTATTTATTTGCGACATGCGATGCACTTATACCGTTTTAAAAGAAGCAGCGGGTCCCATCTTTGTACCTGTATTTTTTCTTATTCCATTCAACTAAAGGGGAATGAATGACAACTGACGGCAAGTGGTATGGcttttgagattttttttttcaacaagaacaacaactgAGATGAAAATGTACAAGCCGCACGCGTGGTGGTAAGCGCGCGCATGCCCCCAGCAGGCGGGGAGTTTATCCGTGCCATCCCTTTCCGTATCCGCCGCGGTAGCCGCCGAAGCCTCCGCCGCCGTATCCTCCGCGGAAACCTCCGTAGCCTCCTCCGCCGTAGCCTCCACGGTAGCCACCACCACCGAAGCCTCCGTAGCCGCCTCCTCCGTAGCCGCCTCGTCCGAATCCACCGCCGAAGATTCCAGCGTACGCCACGGCCGCAACGGCCAGCAGTAGGAGCGCAATGCACACGGACTTCTGCGATGCACAAGGCGAAACCAATATCTCTCATAATGCATGAGAAAGGAAATTAAAAAACGATATAAAACGCAGAGATAATCTTTAGTACAGCGATGAAATGGATTTGTTGGAGTTCGTACATATTATACTTGCCCGAGTACAACTTAAAACCACAGAAGGACACACCAGATCACTGTCATTTTTGGTCATGTTTGTTCGGGACGTCGTTCTGCGGTGGTCATTCATTCTCAGCGCATTACAAGACAAATAAAGCGAATGTTCATCCCAAACTAATTAAGTGTTATAGCGAACATGGCGTAACTAGGACCGTGATCGTGATGCAACAGGTGTCTCGATGAAAGGGCCAGTAATGATTTCATTTAGATGTGGTTTCTAAATGTTTAGAGCAGTACTTAAAAAATTCGATTGGCCATTACTCTTTCTCTTTGAAAATGTAAGAAGGAAGTCACGTATTTCGAAGCTATGTAATAATTCTAAACATTGCCATAACATAGGCCGAACACGCTTGGGAGATGTTTGATAACGAATGATTTCAGTTACTTTGACGCAGTTTTAGAGGtcttatctttctttttattgccttTAGAGTTTCTACTCCTGGACATTATAATCTGTTTTCTTTCGCTCTATGTTTCTATTTCTTAGCCTGCAGACAGGCGGCAACTGTGTTATCTCACATGCAATTACCTCCTCTCCTGTAATTACTTTCTTCATGATTTTTTTTGTTATGACTGTGGCTATAAAGATGCCAGAGAAAGATAAGAGTAACAAATGCCTCCGACACAAGTTTACACGCAGTAATCACAGACCTCGCGGTATAAGTTCTTTAATAGTAGGGTACGCATTCATTCGGCCTCCCATAGATACATAGATTGCCGATGAAGATTTAGCCACGGTACAGCCGGTAATGCGCCTTCACGTTTGctcagcagccacacattgtcgTACACTGGATGGACGGCCTAGTTAACCCTGAGAACAGGTCCTTGAGGTAATGAGCGGAAATTGCCGACTACAGTCCTGCGTATACAAACCATTACTGCTTGGTATCGTTACTGACGCGGAAGACTGGGTATGTGTCCTTTACTTTCGCTTCGCTTCCGGTGAGTGCATCTCCTACAAGTCATACGTTACTGAGGTATTTTTTTAGGCGTAACCACCTCAACACCGATTAAGTAAGTCCCCCACACGGAATCTTCTACATCCGCTACCCGATGCCTAGTAATTTCGCGAGAGCATTCGTTTATGCTGACGCGATGACAAAAGCATTCGTACCAGCCTGGTCGAAATGTCCGAGAAATCTATCGAACGCGAGAAATTTATCGtgcgcggcgctacacccaaacatgcaatggaataccaactagcctgcatcgACACCCTTGTTTAGTCTATAGAACCGTTTGACAATTTTCTTTGTGCAATACCCATAGGAATTTCAACTTGAAAATCATGTCGTATTAAGTGAAAATTAAATTAAAAAGCGGCTAGCTGCCTCTCTCTTCAATATCAGTGCATTCTGTTCGCCGTCAACGTTTTCTAAGTAGAAGGCTGCTCAAATGCGTGCAACTTCTCGAAAGCTATCAACAAAATTCTCTCAGACTCATTTCACGTTTTTGACCCGATTTAACGGCGTTGTTAAAACCGCCCTTAGCTAAAGAGACACAAATTTTGTTAATTGACACTTGTCCAAGGATACCACGGGAGTACGTCACCTCCCTCTATACTAACCGTTGAGCAACGTCGTCGGTGAGCTTTATGCCTACAAGCTATCACTGTCCGGCAAGGAATTGATCAAAGTCGAGTCCTGTTTGCGTGGCAATACGAAAACATCCGTGGTGTCACTGCTGCCACAACAAAGAAAGCCGTTTCAGAAacattgaaaaaaataaatacgtCTGCCCTGTTGGACCACCCTCAGATAAAAAACATTCTAACCGGACCATCTCTGTTGGAATCCATGTGGCGTTCCTTCGACCTCTGCTGTCACATCGTGTCGGCCGGCGTGTCAGGCGTCCTGAAGGAGCCCATGCTAGTCAAAACCTTtacgttttcttttctcttttttttttctttgaacacgcAGCTCGAATGCTCGCAGAAAAGCAGAGCAAACAGAGAGAGCTCTCCAAACAAGCACAATGCTGCTGTTTTACGAGAGCACGTGTTCTGGTTATAAAAAGCTGCATAAAGCTCGCCTCTCGCTCCCGCCAGCCTTTCCAGCCATTCGCCTCGCCCGTACAGAATCGCATCGCGGCATTTCGCGATTGCAGATTCGTAGCTAAacactaaaaaggaaaaaaaaaacaagctctcgTTTTCTTAGCTGCAGCTTGACTTTCTCTTGCATTCACTTTTTTTGGCATCGCTTCTTTCGTCCAGCTTCTACAGCATTCGTGCATGGGTAGTACGGTTCACTGTCTGCTTTGTTTCACAGACGGTCGCGTTGTGCCCGAAGCCCCGCGCGTTGCCAGAGGAAGAGGGAGTAAACGGCGTCTTAAGGACACAAAGTAAAAATATAACGCAGGACACGGTCGGCTTTTTCTCAGAAAAGATGCCTATAGATGGAACGGGAGACGCAGCGGCTCCATGCATGCCGCATCTCGCCGCGTTCTGCTTCGCTTGCCGTCCGCGATCGAAGTGCCCGCCCGCGCTCGTATCGTATACCCTGTCTGGCCAAGTAAATCGCAGGAGCTGAGAGCGAAAACAGCATCGCAAGATGCACGTTCGTCGAAAAATGCGAGACACGCCGCCAAAGTAAATCATTGTTCAATTCTGGAATGGCTTGCGTTCGGGAACCATTTTAGTATTGACGTAAACATCTGTAGCAACAATGGTCGTGCGAACAGGGCTTACGTGCCttgcgaagaagaaaaaaaaataaacaagaaaatctCAACGCTTCGTCGTGGCCACTTCGGGATATGCGCATGCGAAACCCTGACTTTGGTTTCGAGTGTTATTTGTATTCGGAATAAGCCGGAGCCTCAGCAAACAAAACATATGACGCGCGCTCCAGTTTCAGTGGATTCCCGCAGGAATACAAAGCAATGCTGTTTCAAGGTATAAGTGCACGGGTGCAAATTATGCAACCGTGCGCATAGAGCGAATGTTGCAGTGAACGTCTGGGAAAGATTTACAGGACGCATGACTTAATTAACTGCATTTTTCAAACGAAGTTACTTTCCATTAGACTTCTGCGAAACATTGCGATACTTAATGGAAAGAACAGCTTTTGGTTCTCCAGTACGAGCTTCGATAGACAGGCACCCGCCACATCTAAATATTATGGAAATCTCCACGCACCGGAAAGCCTGAAGTCAGCCCGCTAATAAGATTTACTTAGTGTGAGCTGCAATTCTTGAACTATGGTCAACATCGGTCTATATATGTCAACGGCAGAACGAAGGCCTCCCTTCCCTTGGCAGCTATCTCGTAGATGTAATATACCACCGGCTATCAGTCCTGGGTCGCCTAGGACCGGCTATCAGTCCTAGGCTATCAGTCCGGCTATCGGTCGTGCTATCAGTCCCGGTTGATGACGGTTAACTAGCCCATTGCAAGCTGACCCTTAACATGCATTACGTAATCAAGATTCTGATTTAACTGCCAAATGTTTCCAAAGTGGTAAGCAGTTACAAAGCGCACAGACAGCCTGAGGAGGAGCATAGTCCCTGCGACGGTGTCTACGAGGAGACCTCAAGAAGCGCTAAATGGACGACTCAGGACGTACCATGGCGATGATGCCTTGTCGAATCACAGTCAAGAGTGGAAGCAACTTTAGTCCTCCGAGCTGCACCTCTGATCTGCGACCGAGCACGGACTAACCAAGACTTTTTATACCAGCGGCCGCCGGTGCAGTGCCGTTTTGGCAGCATAGGCGTGGTCTGTGCACCATGACGTGGACGCCACTTTCGCCAGTTCGAACACAAAAGCTTCGAGGAGAGGGGTTGAGTAAGCGCGAGCGGCCTCCCCGCATGGGCCGCAGACAGACGCACGTGGCAGAGGCGAGGAGCACCTAACTGGGCCTTGACAGCTCTCTGACCGACATGGCATAAGCAAAAACAGAATATGCGCAACCCCGGTAGACGAACCCGCTACAAAGGACGCAACTTCCCACCTCTCTCGCCTTGCCTTTCCCCTTCGTTCTTACCCTGGCTGTTTCGCCGCCCGAAACTGACAAGCTACTTGGGCAGCGAAACGAACCACTGCCGCTGCACAAACGGGGCAATTTCGCCTTCCCGGATAACGCGATCTGGGCCCGAGAGAAATCACGCGAGAGTGTAAACAACCCGTGGCGATCTTTGATTCAGATCCGGCGAGACCACGATCGCAACGCTGTCCGAGCTCCCGAAGAAAAAAACGTACAACTTCTATACTGGTGAAAGTGTGgatgaaaggaggagggggggtcCGGTTTTTCTTAACCCACTTGCGGCGTTATGTGGATCAAAGTCGATCttgcgcatgcatgcatgcatgcaaggCTCGCGCCGCGACTCACACGCTCCCCATCTTAATTCGAGATCGCGCTCTCCTGTCTCATTCCTTCTTTATTATCTTTTGTCTAGAGTCGGTAACCTTCGCGCGTTCCGGAAAGGGTCCACGGCTTCTTGAGCGGAGCCCGCGTTGCGTGCGCCCATGATGTATGGGCTTTAAAAGCCGTGTTTGTAAAAGGCCGCATCGCGCGAGGGGAATAGACGATAAGCGAAGtgcacccctctcccctttcgcgCCCTCTCCGACGACGATCGACCTTGCCTGCCTCGTCTGCGGCTCTTTGTAATTACCTTTTCCTTCATCCGTCGTCTACGGCCAGACGCGACTCTCGGAGGGGGCATTAACGTTGAGGTCCCGGTAATTGCACACCGCTCGTTGTATCCCGGCTCGGAAAGGCGGGACCTTGGGACATCTCGGAGGCGAAGCGAAagagttccccccccccccctcaaccaaAGGATAATCTCATTCTCACTGAGATGCAACACACCGCCGCTGCGTAGGCATATACACACGTATATACTACACCTATTCGGCGCCGTATCATTATCATACGTCGTGACGCGCTCATGGTCCGGTGCGCAAGCGGCGGGAGCAAGGACTGGAGCTGCGTCGCAGCTATAAAAGTTCGAAGCCGAGGAAGACCGGTGGGGGCACAGAGGTGAGGACCGCACGAAAAGCAGAAGCACCGCAAGGCGCAGCGTGATACCGTGCCCTGCTTCGGTTAAGGTGTTCCGCGCGCGCCTTCCTCGGCCGTGTCGATGCATTTCGCGCGCGCTTATTTGCATAGCCTCTATGGGGAGAGCCGGAGACTTAGCTCTCCCGCGTGTCCGAAGTTCGAGTAACGGATTGCGGTGATTCATATCGGTCAATGGCGTcccctttctttttattcattGCCCAATCTATTACACCGGCCACCGCGGCAGGTTTCTTCCATACATCATTGGTAAACAAACGTCGCCGGCAGTCTTCCTAATTTGCTCTTAAAGCTGAGGAGTCACGATCTGGGCAAGAGGTATTTCTGACACTGCGTCTTACTTTCTGCCTGCCACGGTGCGTGGCCTAAGAGTGGTATTTCTTGTTTCATTTGCTGTCGATGATTTTGATACGATAATAGATAAAGGAAATTCTAAGAAATTTTGTAGCGTAATAGTAAATCAGTAACTAATAGCACCTGAACGTGTATGTAACTTAGTAAAGGTAGCAACAGTACAGAGTTGTCTTTAACGGACACGTAAAAGACAGACTAAATCCAATCAGCCTTTCATTTTCAAATGCCTGTTTTCtaatctctgtctctctctctctgtctctatctctctctctctgtatatatatatatatatatatatatatatatatatatatatatatatatatatatatacatatatatatatatatatatatatatatatatatatatatatatatatatatacatatatatatatatatatctatctatatatatatatatagagagagagagagagagagctggatTTAGAGTTATTACCAGCCCTAACTCATAGTTAGGCGTCATTTAGCACTTCTAACGTGACACGTTCACTTTCCATTGATAGCGCTGTGGTTTGCCCTCACCGAGCTTTTCAATTAAACATTCGTTTATCTCCTCAACAGAACCACAATCGAACGCCTCGCCTGCAAAAGTTCGAGTGATAAATGATGTAAAACCATTTCAAAATACGACTCTTTTCCCGCAGCATCAGCGTCGCGTTTGTGTTCGTTCCACGATTTTATTAGCTTCCGTCATTAGTTACACTTAATCCTGATCgatttcttttgtctttttattATTTCCTCTTGCATGTCTAGGTTTCCTTCAGTATTTTACTGAACGCTTACTTGCTCGGATCTCGGATTGCTCTATATATTAAGCAAAAAGAAGGCATCATTTCGCGCTTGCGTAAACTTGAACAAGTGTCATTACCACCTGATGGGCTTTGCACAAACGACAGAATCCATTCTCTAAGAGCACTGCCGCATAGCTGAGGTGAATGGAGAAGCCCGCTACCTGGCGTCATCGAAATTCGACAGTCCTCGTGaatcttcatttctatgccgcaCTTTCTCTTCGTGGCTTAAACCGTAGGCGTTGTATTAAGTGTGCAGCACATTAGGAGTCCGGGCTGTCGTCTCGTGCCATCTGCTGTcatctgtcatctcatgtcgccgcttggcgtcacgccggcaaaaccatgtatagtatagccatggatagtatagtacagcaagaggacgggaaaggcaagtgaggatgaggaggagtgatgtgaggaggagagaaaggaggagagtgCGAGAAGGAGGGGAGATGGCGCCACTGCACGGACGCCGTGCAAgctgcgcgtttggaacgccagAGCGCGCTTGTTCCGTGAACGCCGAAAGCGTCGCCGAaaggcaggcgaatcactgctccgcacttcctgctGCTTCCACGTTGAGTGCAACTCCGCATTTTTCTCTTAGAATACGTTTTCCTCGAAGTTGAAGAGGCGCTTCAGTAGCAGAAGCTGCAGGCGGGTG
Proteins encoded:
- the LOC119394401 gene encoding ctenidin-3-like, translating into MKSVCIALLLLAVAAVAYAGIFGGGFGRGGYGGGGYGGFGGGGYRGGYGGGGYGGFRGGYGGGGFGGYRGGYGKGWHG